One genomic window of Pseudomonas chlororaphis subsp. piscium includes the following:
- the katB gene encoding catalase KatB: MTMIIGLGTFSQRRIVGVLAASMLSLSVQAATLTRDNGAAVGDNQNSQTAGATGPVLLQDVQLIQKLQRFDRERIPERVVHARGTGAHGSFTVTDSLSDLTKAKVFAAGQVTPVFVRFSAVVHGNHSPETLRDPRGFATKFYTADGNWDLVGNNFPTFFIRDAIKFPDMVHAFKPDPRTNLDDDSRRFDFFSHVPEATRTLTELYSNSGTPASYREMDGNGVHAYKLINAKGEVHYVKFHWKSLQGINNLDPKQVVEVQGRDYSHMTNDLVTHINKGDFPKWDLYVQVLKPEDLAKFDFDPLDATKIWPGVPERKVGQMVLNRNPANVFQETEQVAMAPANLVPGIEPSEDRLLQGRVFSYADTQLYRLGANALQLPINAPKVAVNNGNQDGAMNSGSTSTGVNYQPSRLMPREEPQSARYSQLALSGSTQQAKIQREQNFKQAGDLYRSLSKKERQDLIENFGGSLATTDDESKHIMLSFLYKADPEYGTGVTKVAKGDLARVKALAAKLSD; the protein is encoded by the coding sequence ATGACCATGATCATTGGCCTTGGGACTTTTTCCCAACGACGCATAGTGGGCGTACTCGCCGCCAGTATGCTTTCTCTTTCCGTACAGGCCGCCACTCTGACCCGCGATAACGGGGCCGCGGTAGGCGATAACCAGAACTCGCAGACCGCAGGCGCTACCGGACCGGTATTGCTGCAGGACGTGCAGTTGATCCAGAAGCTCCAGCGCTTCGATCGCGAGCGCATTCCAGAGCGGGTGGTGCATGCCCGTGGCACCGGTGCCCATGGTTCCTTCACCGTGACCGACAGCCTGAGCGACCTGACCAAGGCCAAGGTATTCGCCGCCGGCCAGGTAACGCCGGTATTCGTGCGTTTCTCCGCGGTAGTGCACGGCAATCATTCGCCGGAAACCCTGCGTGACCCGCGCGGTTTTGCCACCAAGTTCTATACCGCCGACGGTAACTGGGATCTGGTCGGCAACAACTTCCCGACTTTCTTTATTCGTGACGCGATCAAATTCCCGGACATGGTTCATGCGTTCAAACCTGATCCGCGCACCAACCTGGATGACGATTCCCGTCGCTTCGATTTCTTCTCCCATGTTCCGGAAGCCACCCGGACTCTGACCGAGCTGTATTCCAATTCCGGTACTCCGGCCAGTTACCGGGAAATGGACGGTAATGGCGTGCACGCCTACAAGTTGATCAATGCCAAGGGCGAAGTGCATTACGTGAAGTTTCACTGGAAGAGTTTGCAGGGCATCAACAACCTCGATCCCAAACAAGTGGTCGAGGTGCAGGGGCGTGATTACAGCCATATGACCAATGACCTGGTCACCCATATCAACAAGGGCGATTTCCCTAAATGGGACCTGTATGTCCAGGTACTGAAGCCGGAAGATCTGGCCAAGTTCGATTTCGACCCGCTGGATGCCACCAAGATCTGGCCGGGCGTGCCTGAGCGCAAGGTCGGGCAGATGGTGCTCAACCGCAACCCGGCCAACGTGTTCCAGGAAACCGAACAGGTGGCCATGGCCCCGGCCAACCTGGTGCCGGGCATCGAGCCGTCGGAAGACCGCCTGCTGCAAGGCCGGGTGTTCTCCTATGCCGATACCCAGCTGTACCGCCTGGGCGCCAACGCCCTGCAATTGCCGATCAACGCGCCGAAAGTCGCGGTGAACAACGGCAACCAGGACGGCGCGATGAACAGCGGCAGCACCAGCACCGGCGTGAACTACCAGCCGAGCCGCCTGATGCCGCGTGAAGAGCCGCAAAGCGCGCGTTACAGCCAGCTGGCGCTGAGTGGCAGCACCCAGCAGGCGAAGATCCAGCGCGAGCAGAACTTCAAGCAGGCCGGCGATCTGTATCGCTCGCTGAGCAAGAAGGAGCGTCAGGACCTGATCGAGAACTTCGGCGGCTCCCTGGCGACCACCGATGACGAGAGCAAGCACATCATGCTGTCGTTCCTCTACAAGGCCGATCCTGAGTACGGCACCGGCGTGACCAAGGTGGCCAAGGGCGACCTGGCCCGGGTCAAGGCCCTGGCCGCCAAGTTGTCGGATTAA
- the mscL gene encoding large-conductance mechanosensitive channel protein MscL, with product MGVLSEFKAFAVKGNVVDMAVGIIIGAAFGKIVSSFVGDVVMPPIGLLIGGVDFSDLAITLKDAVGETPAVVLAYGKFIQSLIDFIIVAFAIFMGVKVINRLKREEAVAPAAPSKEEALLGEIRDLLKAQNNKP from the coding sequence ATGGGCGTGCTAAGTGAGTTCAAGGCCTTCGCGGTCAAAGGTAATGTGGTCGACATGGCCGTCGGTATTATCATCGGCGCCGCATTCGGCAAGATCGTTTCGTCGTTTGTTGGCGATGTGGTGATGCCGCCAATCGGCTTGCTGATCGGTGGGGTGGACTTCAGTGATCTGGCGATCACGCTCAAGGACGCAGTCGGCGAGACGCCGGCCGTGGTGCTGGCCTACGGCAAATTCATCCAGAGCCTGATCGACTTCATCATCGTTGCCTTCGCCATCTTCATGGGCGTGAAGGTGATCAACCGCCTGAAGCGCGAAGAGGCCGTGGCACCGGCCGCTCCTAGCAAGGAAGAAGCGCTGCTGGGCGAGATCCGCGACCTGCTCAAGGCGCAGAACAACAAGCCCTGA
- a CDS encoding ferredoxin--NADP reductase, which translates to MTASAEKYTRQTLLDVQPLTPSLFTLRATRDAGFRFRAGQFARLGVTKADGSTVWRAYSMVSSPFDEFLEFFSIVVPGGEFTSELSRLGEGDTLMVDRQAFGYLTLDRFVDGRDLWLLSTGTGIAPFVSILQDFEVWEKFERIILVYSVREAKELAYQQLLAELKQRDYLAEVAHKLQVITTVTRELHPGSLNGRITHLIENGELERVAGVPLSAEHSRVMLCGNPQMIDDTRALLKQRDMHLSLTRRPGQVAVENYW; encoded by the coding sequence ATGACTGCCAGTGCAGAAAAATACACGCGCCAGACCTTGCTCGACGTCCAGCCCCTGACTCCCAGCCTGTTTACCCTGCGCGCCACGCGGGATGCGGGCTTTCGCTTTCGTGCCGGGCAATTCGCCCGCCTGGGCGTGACCAAGGCCGATGGCAGCACGGTGTGGCGCGCGTACTCCATGGTGTCTTCGCCCTTCGACGAGTTTCTCGAGTTTTTCTCCATCGTCGTGCCCGGCGGAGAGTTCACCAGCGAACTGAGTCGGCTGGGGGAGGGCGATACCCTGATGGTGGACCGGCAGGCGTTCGGCTATCTGACCCTCGACCGTTTCGTCGATGGCCGCGACCTCTGGCTGCTGTCCACCGGCACCGGGATCGCACCTTTTGTCTCGATCCTGCAGGACTTCGAAGTCTGGGAGAAATTCGAGCGGATCATCCTGGTCTACAGCGTGCGCGAGGCCAAGGAGCTGGCTTATCAGCAATTGCTGGCCGAGCTGAAACAGCGCGATTATCTGGCGGAAGTTGCGCACAAGCTGCAAGTCATCACCACTGTGACCCGGGAATTGCATCCGGGCAGCCTCAATGGGCGGATCACCCATTTGATCGAGAACGGCGAGCTGGAGCGCGTCGCCGGCGTGCCGCTGAGCGCCGAGCACTCGCGAGTGATGCTCTGCGGCAACCCGCAGATGATCGACGACACCCGCGCCCTGCTCAAGCAGCGCGACATGCACCTGAGCCTGACCCGGCGGCCCGGGCAGGTGGCGGTGGAAAACTACTGGTAA
- a CDS encoding methyltransferase — MPLLESPFAQLDLIRQPEQQNEPLQAFDAADEYLLNHLAEQQPTADTRVLVLNDSFGALAASLVGRMQVHSSGDSFLGALALEKNLVRNGRPFDAVTLVPASEPVTGPFDRVLIRVPKTLALLEEQLIRLQGQLAPGAQVVAAAMVKHLPRAAGDLLERYIGPVQASLAVKKARLLIATPEAKTPAVSPYPTRYTLDEPAIELLNHANVFCREGLDIGTRAFLPHLPKNLGKARVADLGCGNGVLAIASALHNPDAHYTLVDESFMAVQSALENWRATLGEREVTVRAGDGLAGQEPQSLDVVLCNPPFHQQQVVGDFLAWRMFQQAREALVVGGALYIVGNRHLGYHSKLARLFRGVEQVAATPKFVILKARK; from the coding sequence ATGCCCCTGCTCGAAAGCCCCTTCGCCCAGCTCGACCTGATCCGCCAGCCCGAACAACAGAACGAGCCCCTGCAAGCTTTCGACGCGGCGGACGAATACCTGCTCAATCATCTGGCCGAACAGCAGCCGACGGCGGACACCCGGGTGCTGGTCCTCAACGACAGCTTCGGCGCGCTGGCGGCCAGCCTGGTCGGACGGATGCAGGTGCACAGCAGCGGCGACTCGTTTCTCGGCGCGCTGGCGCTGGAGAAAAACCTGGTGCGCAATGGCCGGCCATTCGACGCCGTCACCCTGGTGCCGGCCAGCGAGCCAGTGACCGGGCCCTTCGACCGCGTACTGATCCGCGTGCCCAAGACCCTGGCCCTGCTGGAAGAACAGCTGATTCGCCTGCAAGGCCAACTGGCCCCGGGCGCCCAGGTGGTGGCGGCGGCGATGGTCAAGCACCTGCCGCGGGCCGCCGGCGACCTGCTGGAACGCTATATCGGCCCGGTACAGGCTTCGCTGGCGGTGAAAAAAGCCCGCTTGCTGATCGCCACGCCGGAGGCGAAAACCCCGGCGGTTTCGCCCTACCCGACCCGCTACACACTCGACGAGCCCGCCATCGAGCTGCTCAACCACGCCAACGTGTTCTGCCGCGAAGGCCTGGACATCGGCACCCGCGCCTTCCTCCCGCACCTGCCGAAAAACCTCGGCAAGGCCCGGGTCGCGGACCTGGGTTGCGGCAACGGCGTGCTGGCCATCGCCAGCGCCCTGCACAACCCCGATGCCCACTACACCCTGGTGGACGAGTCCTTCATGGCCGTGCAATCGGCCCTGGAGAACTGGCGCGCGACCCTGGGCGAGCGTGAAGTGACCGTGCGCGCCGGCGACGGCCTGGCCGGGCAGGAGCCGCAGTCGCTGGACGTGGTGCTGTGCAACCCGCCCTTCCACCAGCAGCAGGTGGTCGGCGACTTCCTTGCCTGGCGCATGTTCCAGCAGGCCCGCGAAGCCCTGGTGGTGGGCGGTGCGCTGTACATAGTCGGCAATCGCCACCTGGGCTATCACAGCAAGCTGGCGCGGCTGTTCCGCGGCGTCGAACAAGTGGCCGCCACGCCCAAGTTCGTGATCCTCAAGGCGCGCAAATAG
- a CDS encoding DUF2474 domain-containing protein — translation MAGKPTLQEIEEAEKKPLWQRLGWLAGIWVGSVLALFIVASLMRMFMNAAGLTTH, via the coding sequence ATGGCTGGCAAACCCACATTGCAGGAAATCGAAGAAGCCGAGAAGAAACCGCTCTGGCAGCGTCTGGGCTGGCTCGCCGGGATCTGGGTCGGCAGCGTGCTGGCGCTGTTTATCGTCGCCAGCCTGATGCGCATGTTCATGAACGCCGCAGGCCTGACCACGCACTGA
- the cydB gene encoding cytochrome d ubiquinol oxidase subunit II: MGIDLPLIWAVIIIFGIMMYVVMDGFDLGIGILFPFVKDSRDRDVMMNTVAPVWDGNETWLVLGGAALFGAFPLAYSVVLSALYMPLILMLIGLIFRGVAFEFRFKAKEAKRHIWDKAFIGGSLAATFFQGLALGAFIDGLPVVDRQYAGGSLDWFTPFTLFCGVALVVAYALLGCTWLIMKTEGKLQEQMHDLARPLAFVLLAVIGVVSIWTPLAHPEIASRWFTLPNLFWFLPVPILVLVTMYGLLRAVARNAHYTPFLLTLVLIFLGYSGLGISLWPNIVPPSISIWDAAAPPQSQGFMLVGTLFIIPFILGYTFWSYYVFRGKVTHEDGYH; this comes from the coding sequence ATGGGTATTGATCTTCCGCTGATCTGGGCCGTGATCATCATCTTCGGCATCATGATGTACGTGGTCATGGACGGGTTCGACCTGGGGATCGGGATTCTCTTCCCGTTCGTCAAGGACTCCCGCGACCGTGACGTGATGATGAACACCGTCGCCCCGGTCTGGGACGGTAACGAAACCTGGCTGGTCCTGGGCGGTGCTGCGTTGTTCGGCGCCTTCCCGCTGGCTTATTCGGTGGTGCTCTCGGCGCTGTACATGCCGCTGATCCTGATGCTCATCGGCCTGATCTTCCGCGGCGTGGCCTTCGAGTTCCGCTTCAAGGCCAAGGAAGCCAAGCGCCACATCTGGGACAAGGCGTTCATCGGCGGTTCACTGGCGGCAACCTTCTTCCAGGGCCTGGCGCTGGGTGCCTTCATCGATGGCCTGCCGGTGGTCGACCGCCAGTACGCCGGCGGTTCGCTGGACTGGTTCACGCCGTTCACCCTGTTCTGCGGCGTCGCGCTGGTGGTGGCCTATGCCTTGCTCGGCTGCACCTGGCTGATCATGAAGACCGAAGGCAAGCTGCAGGAGCAGATGCATGACCTGGCGCGGCCGTTGGCCTTCGTGCTGCTGGCGGTGATCGGTGTCGTCAGTATCTGGACGCCGCTGGCCCACCCGGAAATCGCTTCGCGCTGGTTCACCCTGCCGAATCTGTTCTGGTTCCTGCCGGTGCCGATCCTGGTGCTGGTGACCATGTACGGCTTGCTGCGCGCCGTGGCCCGCAATGCTCACTACACGCCGTTCCTGCTGACCCTGGTGCTGATTTTCCTCGGCTACAGCGGCCTGGGCATCAGCCTGTGGCCGAACATCGTGCCGCCGTCGATCTCGATCTGGGACGCCGCCGCGCCGCCGCAAAGCCAGGGCTTCATGCTGGTGGGCACGCTGTTCATCATCCCGTTCATCCTGGGTTACACCTTCTGGAGCTACTACGTGTTCCGCGGCAAGGTCACCCACGAAGACGGCTACCACTAG
- a CDS encoding cytochrome ubiquinol oxidase subunit I, with amino-acid sequence MFGLEALDLARIQFAFTISFHILFPAITIGLASYLAVLEGLWLKTRDDTYRDLYHFWSKIFAVNFGMGVVSGLVMAYQFGTNWSRFSDFAGSVTGPLLTYEVLTAFFLEAGFLGVMLFGWNRVGRKLHFFATVMVAIGTLISTFWILSSNSWMQTPQGFEIVDGRVIPVDWFAIVFNPSFPYRLAHMATAAFVATAFFVGSSAAWHLLRGRDNPAIRRMLSMAMWMALIVAPIQAVIGDFHGLNTLKHQPAKIAAIEGHWENVGNEPTPLILFGWPDMKEEKTKFAVEIPYLGSLILTHSLDKQVPALKEFPPEDRPNSTIVFWSFRIMVGLGMLMILTGLWSLWLRKRDRIYENRAFLYLALWMGPSGLIAILAGWFTTEIGRQPWVVYGLMRTADASSGHSLMQMSITLALFVVVYFSLFGVGIGYMMRLVRKGPKTNEGAEVSHGGPGQKRTPARPLSAADDDADDNGTSLNKGN; translated from the coding sequence ATGTTCGGTTTGGAGGCACTAGATCTCGCCCGAATTCAGTTCGCGTTCACCATCTCGTTCCACATCCTGTTCCCCGCCATCACTATTGGTCTGGCGAGCTACCTGGCGGTGCTCGAAGGTTTGTGGCTCAAGACGCGCGACGATACCTACCGTGACCTGTATCACTTCTGGTCGAAGATCTTCGCCGTCAACTTCGGTATGGGGGTGGTCTCGGGCCTGGTCATGGCCTACCAGTTCGGCACCAACTGGAGCCGGTTCTCCGACTTTGCCGGTTCCGTTACCGGGCCGCTGCTGACCTATGAAGTGCTCACGGCATTCTTCCTCGAAGCTGGCTTCCTCGGTGTGATGCTGTTCGGCTGGAACCGGGTCGGGCGCAAGCTGCACTTCTTCGCCACCGTGATGGTGGCCATCGGTACCTTGATTTCGACCTTCTGGATCCTCTCGTCCAACAGCTGGATGCAGACGCCCCAGGGCTTTGAAATCGTCGACGGCCGAGTGATCCCGGTCGACTGGTTCGCCATTGTCTTCAACCCGTCGTTCCCGTACCGCTTGGCGCACATGGCCACGGCCGCCTTTGTCGCTACCGCGTTCTTCGTGGGTTCGTCCGCCGCCTGGCACCTGCTGCGCGGCCGCGATAACCCGGCAATCCGCCGCATGCTGTCGATGGCGATGTGGATGGCCCTGATCGTCGCGCCGATCCAGGCCGTGATCGGCGACTTCCACGGTCTCAATACCCTCAAGCACCAGCCGGCGAAAATCGCCGCGATCGAAGGTCACTGGGAAAACGTCGGTAACGAGCCGACCCCGCTGATCCTGTTCGGCTGGCCGGACATGAAGGAAGAAAAGACCAAGTTCGCCGTCGAGATCCCGTATCTGGGCAGCCTCATCCTCACTCACTCGCTGGACAAACAGGTGCCGGCGCTCAAGGAATTCCCGCCGGAAGACCGGCCGAATTCGACCATCGTGTTCTGGTCGTTCCGGATCATGGTCGGCCTGGGCATGCTGATGATCCTCACCGGCCTGTGGAGCCTGTGGCTGCGCAAGCGTGACCGCATCTACGAGAATCGTGCGTTCCTCTACCTGGCGTTGTGGATGGGGCCATCCGGCCTGATCGCGATCCTCGCCGGCTGGTTCACCACCGAGATCGGCCGCCAGCCGTGGGTGGTCTACGGGCTGATGCGCACCGCGGACGCTTCGTCCGGGCACAGCCTGATGCAGATGAGCATCACCCTGGCGCTGTTTGTCGTGGTGTATTTCTCGCTGTTCGGTGTCGGTATCGGCTACATGATGCGCCTGGTGCGCAAAGGGCCGAAGACCAACGAAGGCGCGGAAGTCAGCCACGGTGGTCCTGGCCAGAAACGCACGCCGGCCCGTCCGCTGTCGGCCGCCGACGACGATGCTGACGACAACGGCACCAGCCTGAACAAGGGGAATTGA
- a CDS encoding MFS transporter, whose amino-acid sequence MPSQDPLLLRHHRPFIAFWLARIFTASGFQMLTVAIGWNLYQLTGNVLDLGLVGLVEFAPRVLFMLHTGHVADRYDRRKVAAICQSLQALIALSLAIGSATHHVTREMIFILAFLLGAARSFEMPTTQALLPSIVPSALFPRAVAAAQSAQQSATIVAPALGGLLYAFGSVWVYGPTVLLYVIACCLMLNLPARQTPLNKGKATLDSLLAGVRFIRSRPDILGAISLDLFAVLLGGATALLPVFAKDILLTGAWGLGLLRSAPAVGALLMSLWLARFAVDRHVGRVMFTAVGVFGVATIAFGLSTSFWFSLLVLVVLGAADMISMVIRASFVQLETPDEMRGRVSAVNGLFIGASNQLGEFESGLTAHWFGTVPAVVLGGVGTLLVTGVWIKLFPTLARRDRMHGPVEEAKA is encoded by the coding sequence ATGCCCAGCCAAGACCCTCTGCTGCTTCGCCATCACCGTCCGTTCATTGCTTTCTGGCTGGCGCGGATCTTCACCGCCAGCGGCTTCCAGATGCTCACCGTGGCCATCGGCTGGAACCTCTACCAACTGACCGGCAACGTGCTCGACCTGGGCCTGGTCGGGCTGGTGGAGTTCGCGCCGCGGGTACTGTTCATGCTGCACACCGGGCATGTGGCGGACCGCTATGACCGGCGCAAGGTGGCGGCCATCTGCCAGTCGCTGCAGGCGCTGATCGCCCTGTCCCTGGCCATCGGCAGCGCCACCCACCACGTCACGCGCGAGATGATCTTCATCCTCGCCTTCCTGCTGGGTGCCGCCCGCTCCTTCGAGATGCCGACCACCCAGGCGCTGCTGCCGAGCATCGTGCCCAGCGCACTGTTCCCGCGCGCCGTGGCAGCCGCGCAGTCCGCCCAGCAATCGGCGACCATCGTCGCGCCAGCCCTCGGCGGGCTGCTCTACGCCTTTGGCAGCGTGTGGGTCTATGGCCCGACCGTGCTGCTGTATGTGATCGCCTGCTGCCTGATGCTCAACCTGCCCGCGCGGCAGACGCCGCTGAACAAAGGCAAGGCCACCCTGGATTCGCTGCTGGCCGGGGTGCGCTTCATTCGCAGCCGGCCGGACATTCTCGGGGCGATCTCCCTGGACCTGTTCGCCGTACTGCTGGGCGGCGCCACCGCCCTACTGCCGGTGTTCGCCAAGGACATCCTGCTCACCGGCGCCTGGGGCCTGGGCCTGCTGCGCTCGGCGCCGGCGGTGGGGGCCTTGCTGATGTCGCTGTGGTTGGCGCGCTTTGCCGTCGACCGCCATGTCGGCCGAGTGATGTTCACCGCCGTCGGCGTATTCGGCGTCGCTACTATCGCCTTCGGCCTGTCGACCTCGTTCTGGTTCTCGCTCTTGGTGCTGGTGGTGCTGGGCGCGGCGGACATGATCAGCATGGTGATCCGCGCCTCCTTCGTGCAGCTGGAAACCCCGGACGAAATGCGTGGCCGGGTCAGCGCCGTGAACGGCCTGTTCATCGGCGCCTCCAACCAGCTCGGCGAGTTCGAGTCCGGGCTCACCGCCCACTGGTTCGGCACCGTGCCGGCGGTGGTCCTGGGCGGAGTCGGCACCCTGCTGGTGACCGGGGTGTGGATAAAACTGTTCCCGACCCTGGCCCGGCGCGATCGCATGCATGGGCCGGTGGAAGAAGCCAAGGCCTGA
- a CDS encoding type II toxin-antitoxin system RelE/ParE family toxin, with the protein MITSFQHKGLKAFYETGSTRGIRADHARRLARMLPFMDHATEPDDLDLPGWRLHPLKGERREYWSLTVSGNWRVIFRFTGSDIELVDYLDYH; encoded by the coding sequence ATGATCACATCCTTTCAGCACAAAGGCCTCAAGGCCTTCTATGAAACGGGATCGACTCGAGGGATCCGGGCCGATCATGCGAGGCGCCTGGCGCGCATGCTGCCTTTCATGGATCACGCGACAGAGCCTGACGATCTCGACCTCCCGGGATGGCGGTTGCATCCGCTCAAGGGTGAGCGTCGCGAATACTGGTCACTGACCGTATCGGGCAATTGGCGAGTGATTTTTCGTTTTACGGGTTCGGATATCGAGTTGGTCGACTATCTGGATTACCACTGA
- a CDS encoding HigA family addiction module antitoxin, which translates to MPMHNPPHPGETLRVDVLPELGISVTELARRLGYARPHLSKVLNGHAPIRPELAVRLERAGIGKAKVWLAVQADYDIWQTEQDLLPRIEPIAAHVC; encoded by the coding sequence ATGCCCATGCACAACCCGCCACACCCCGGTGAAACACTGCGTGTGGATGTATTGCCCGAGTTGGGAATCAGCGTGACTGAACTGGCCAGGCGTCTTGGCTACGCCCGCCCCCATCTCTCCAAGGTGCTGAACGGCCACGCGCCGATCCGGCCGGAACTGGCGGTAAGGCTGGAACGCGCCGGAATAGGTAAAGCCAAGGTCTGGCTGGCGGTACAGGCTGACTACGATATCTGGCAGACCGAACAAGACTTGTTACCGCGCATCGAGCCTATT